One window of Nocardia nova SH22a genomic DNA carries:
- a CDS encoding GNAT family N-acetyltransferase: protein MTEPQAGRPRIRDAEERDIPAILAIHNNAVAETTAIWDSAPVDLDDRLRWWRDRVASGYPVLVAEIDGELAGYASYAQWRPKSGYRHCVENSVYVAERFQRRGAATALLTTLMARAEESGRVHTVIAAIETSNKTSILLHEKFGFRIVGQLPEVGHKFGGWMDLTLMQRTLPGPISPGVESSQ, encoded by the coding sequence GTGACCGAACCGCAGGCGGGGCGACCGCGTATTCGCGACGCCGAGGAGCGCGATATTCCCGCGATCCTGGCCATCCACAACAACGCCGTCGCCGAGACCACGGCGATCTGGGATTCCGCACCGGTCGATCTCGACGACCGGCTGCGGTGGTGGCGCGACCGGGTCGCCTCCGGTTATCCGGTGCTGGTCGCCGAGATCGACGGTGAGCTGGCGGGATACGCCAGTTACGCGCAGTGGCGGCCCAAGTCCGGTTACCGGCACTGCGTGGAGAATTCCGTGTACGTCGCCGAGCGGTTCCAGCGCCGTGGCGCGGCGACCGCACTGCTCACCACGCTGATGGCGCGGGCGGAGGAGTCCGGGCGCGTGCACACCGTGATCGCGGCGATCGAGACCTCCAACAAGACCTCGATCCTGCTGCACGAGAAGTTCGGATTCCGGATCGTCGGCCAGCTGCCCGAGGTCGGTCACAAGTTCGGCGGCTGGATGGATCTGACCTTGATGCAACGCACGCTGCCGGGTCCGATTTCGCCGGGCGTAGAGTCGTCACAGTGA